A window of Anomalospiza imberbis isolate Cuckoo-Finch-1a 21T00152 chromosome 4, ASM3175350v1, whole genome shotgun sequence contains these coding sequences:
- the TMEM33 gene encoding transmembrane protein 33 codes for MADSTQNGPMAGGAGGGAVQFLMANKLDTAMWISRLFTVYCSALFVLPLLGLHEAASFYQRALLANALTSALRLHQRLPHFQLSRAFLAQALLEDSCHYLLYSLIFVNSYPVTMSIFPVLLFSLLHAATYTKKVLDARSSNSLPFLRNLLEKLNANQQNILKFIACNEIFLMPATVFMLFSGQGSLLQPFIYYRFLTLRYSSRRNPYCRTLFTELRIVVEHLITKPSCPVFVRRLCLSGISFISRLAPTVA; via the exons ATGGCGGACTCCACGCAGAACGGGCCCAtggcgggcggggccggcggcggggccgtg CAATTTCTGATGGCTAACAAGTTGGATACAGCAATGTGGATTTCCCGCTTGTTCACAGTTTACTGCTCAGCTTTATTTGTCCTGCCTCTTCTAGG GTTGCATGAAGCAGCAAGCTTTTATCAGCGTGCCTTGCTGGCAAATGCTCTTACCAGTGCCCTCCGATTACACCAAAGGCTACCGCACTTCCAGCTTAGCAGGGCATTTCTGGCTCAGGCTTTGCTGGAGGACAGCTGCCATTACCTGTTGTACTCCCTTATCTTTGTGAATTCCTACCCTGTTACAA TGAGTATTTTTCCAGTTCTGCTGTTCTCTTTGCTTCATGCTGCCACATACACAAAGAAGGTTCTTGAT gcACGAAGTTCAAATAGCTTGCCCTTTTTGAGAAACCTCTTAGAGAAACTGAATGCTAATCAACAGAATATTCTAAAATTCATTGCTTGTAATGAAATTTTCCTGATGCCAGCTACAGTTTTTATGCTCTTCAG TGGACAAGGGAGTCTGCTCCAGCCATTCATTTACTATAGGTTTCTTACATTACGCTACTCTTCTCGGCGAAATCCGTACTGTCG gACTCTCTTCACCGAGCTCAGGATTGTTGTTGAACACTTAATAACGAAGCCCTCGTGCCCTGTTTTTGTAAGAAGACTATGCCTCAGTGGCATTTCCTTTATAAGCAGATTGGCACCAACTGTTGCATAG